In Arachis hypogaea cultivar Tifrunner chromosome 2, arahy.Tifrunner.gnm2.J5K5, whole genome shotgun sequence, a genomic segment contains:
- the LOC112726540 gene encoding lipoxygenase 3, chloroplastic-like gives MVKEILGQSVVVEAFCFEASRRLCHTRQNNNKKHKISMFPSFSCSSILLPIVKRRTTFDDLISSNKSLHDGGGVTLTISASVAIKNSKEFMAMMLHYFDSFSHNTTGDRGIVMQLVSTQIDPTTMEGKLSKRAVLDWTRELLFNGGGDSERSTHKVEFEIDSNFGFPGAITVTNKYDKEIFLETISIEGGFVEFSCNSWVQPEKVHPDKRIFFTNKACLPCDTAEGVKELRKEELRQKRGDGNGMRKVMSDRVYDYDVYNDLGNLDKGIQHVRPILGTKQHPNPRRCRTGRPPVITNEKYESCVNAFMETYVPRDEVFEGVRKEALDVERVKGVTRNLIPFIRTYITKCGVFKELSEIKNIYKRRHQVDAMNHTNEENGTLSIDVNKLFQDSFEEYFKFSTPHIISGNGGCCITDEELGRQALAGVNPLSIKRLQTFPPVSDLDPSMYGPQESALKEEHIISHLDGMSVQQAIEEKKLFILDYHDAYMPFLKGINAQEDRKAYATRTILYLTRMGTLKPIAIELSLPEGEHQQQQSKQVLTPPLDATSYWLWQLAKAHVCSNDAGVHQLVHHWLRTHACMEPFIIAAHRQMSVTHPIFKLLKPHMKYTLQINALAREALINGGGIIESDFSTGRYSTEIISAAYKDWWRFDMEALPADLIRRGLAEPDRAQPHGIKLTIEDYPYANDGLLIVGLTVESSRQPGDFGEESSERT, from the exons ATGGTTAAGGAAATTTTGGGACAAAGTGTAGTGGTTGAAGCATTTTGTTTTGAAGCTTCTAGAAGATTATGTCACACTcgtcaaaataataataagaaacacaaaatttcaaTGTTTCCCAGTTTCTCTTGCTCATCAATTCTGTTGCCCATTGTGAAGAGGAGAACCACCTTTGATGATTTGATTAGTAGTAATAAGAGTCTCCATGATGGTGGTGGTGTAACATTGACGATAAGTGCAAGTGTAGCTATAAAGAATAGTAAGGAGTTCATGGCAATGATGCTTCATTACTTTGATAGTTTCAGCCATAATACAACTGGGGATAGAGGAATCGTCATGCAGCTAGTTAGCACTCAAATTGATCCCA CAACAATGGAGGGAAAGCTGAGCAAGAGAGCCGTACTGGATTGGACAAGAGAATTATTATTTAATGGAGGTGGGGATAGTGAGAGGTCCACTCACAAAGTTGAATTTGAGATTGACTCTAATTTTGGATTTCCCGGAGCCATTACAGTCACAAACAAATATGACAAAGAGATCTTCTTGGAAACCATCTCCATTGAAGGAGGCTTTGTGGAATTTTCTTGCAATTCTTGGGTTCaacctgaaaaggttcacccagacAAGAGAATTTTCTTCACCAACAAG GCATGCTTACCATGTGACACAGCAGAGGGTGTGAAGGAACTACGAAAAGAAGAGCTGAGACAAAAGAGGGGAGATGGAAATGgaatgaggaaggtgatgagtgatAGGGTTTATGACTATGATGTCTACAATGACTTGGGAAATCTAGACAAGGGCATTCAACATGTTAGGCCAATTTTGGGAACCAAACAACATCCTAATCCTAGGCGTTGTCGAACTGGCCGTCCACCTGTCATAACCA ACGAAAAATATGAGTCGTGTGTGAATGCATTCATGGAAACATACGTGCCAAGAGATGAAGTGTTTGAAGGAGTTAGAAAGGAGGCACTTGATGTGGAGAGAGTGAAAGGTGTAACAAGAAATTTGATTCCCTTCATAAGAACTTATATAACTAAGTGTGGAGTCTTTAAGGAGCTATCAGAGATTAAGAACATATACAAAAGAAGGCATCAAGTGGATGCAATGAATCATACTAATGAGGAGAATGGAACACTTTCTATTGATGTTAACAAGTTATTCCAAGATTCCTTCGAAGAGTACTTCAAATTTAGCACTCCACACATTATAAGTG ggAATGGTGGTTGCTGCATAACAGATGAAGAACTTGGGCGTCAGGCCTTGGCTGGCGTCAACCCTTTAAGCATAAAAAGGCTTCAG ACTTTTCCACCGGTGAGTGATTTGGACCCCTCCATGTATGGTCCACAAGAGTCCGCTCTAAAAGAAGAGCACATAATTAGCCACTTGGACGGCATGTCCGTACAACAG GCTATAgaggaaaagaagctattcatttTGGATTACCATGATGCTTATATGCCATTTCTAAAAGGGATCAATGCTCAAGAGGACCGAAAAGCATATGCAACTCGTACCATATTGTACTTGACTAGAATGGGAACTTTGAAACCTATTGCCATAGAGCTGAGTCTTCCTGAGGGGGAGcaccaacaacaacaatccaAACAGGTTCTAACACCTCCATTGGATGCCACTTCTTATTGGTTGTGGCAACTTGCCAAAGCACATGTTTGCTCCAATGATGCTGGAGTTCACCAACTTGTTCATCACTG GTTGAGGACCCACGCGTGCATGGAGCCATTCATCATAGCAGCACATCGCCAGATGAGTGTCACGCACCCTATCTTCAAGCTCCTAAAGCCTCATATGAAATACACACTGCAGATAAATGCATTGGCTCGCGAGGCTCTTATCAATGGTGGAGGCATCATTGAATCTGACTTCTCTACCGGCAGATACAGCACTGAGATCATCTCGGCCGCTTACAAAGATTGGTGGCGTTTTGACATGGAAGCCCTCCCAGCTGACCTTATTAGAAG GGGACTAGCAGAACCAGACAGAGCACAACCTCATGGGATAAAACTTACAATTGAAGATTACCCTTATGCAAATGATGGGCTTCTTATTGTTGGGCTAaccgtggagagctctcgacaaccgggagacttcggggaggaatcaagcgagagaacataa